CTCCTGATCCTCCACCAGCGCGGTGTAGTAGAAGGCGCGCACCAGCCTCCCCTCGGAGGCGAAGCCGTCGCGAAGACGCTTATAGTCGATATCGAAGCCCAGGGACCGGGCGGCTGCGTACAAATTGGCGCCGTCGATGAACATCGCCAGACGCTCTTCCTTATAAAAGAGCTTCGTAACATCTTTCGGCAAAGTCGTATTCCGATCCAATTCCGTAATCCTTCCACGATGGATTGAATTATATGTCAGGCATACGCGAAATTGCGATTCACCAGATAAGTAAAGTAGGAGGTCGTCTACGCGCGAGCAAGGGGGAGCGCGGGCGGGGTCACGCCGCGGGCGGGGTACGGCGGGCGGACCCGACGAAGCTCGAAGCGCTTGCGCAGGCGCGAACGCATCAATATATTCGGTTGCCTTCGCAGATCCCGGAGTTGGTTTGGTATGGCCCGCGTTACCGTCGAAGATTGCGTCCTCAAGGTTCCGAACCGGTTTGAGCTGGTCATGATGGCGGCCCAGCGCGCGCGTGAGATCGCGTCCGGCGCCCCGCTGTCGATCGACCGCGACAACGATAAGAACCCGGTCGTTGCCCTGCGTGAGATCGCCGATGAGACGGTGATGCTGGAGCATCTGAAGAACGCCCTGATCAAGGGCCACCAGAAGCACGTCGAGCCCGACGAGCCCGAGGAGGAGATCGTCGAGCTGATGGCCGGCGAGCACGACTGGGCCGCCCGCGGCGACACGTCGCTGGAGGACGAGGACGGGATGAGCGAGGCGGAGGAGGTCGGCGAAGGCGACGACCTGCTGTCCGACATGGAGAGCGATCCGGCGGCGGCCTTCGGCATGACCGAGGACGATGTCGCCGGCCGCGATGCGGACGGAGATCTCTGACGCTGACCGACAGCGACCGGCTGTGGGGGCCAATGGCCCCCGTTTCCGTCGACAAACCATTCATTTGCGAAACTTCATGGCGCACGCTGCGCCGGGTCGGGTGGCATGATCCGGCAATATGAGCTTGTCGAACGCGTCAAGGCGTACGACCCCTCGGCGGACGAGGAGTTGCTCAACCGCGCCTACGTCTTCTCCATGAAGGCGCACGGCTCGCAGACCCGCGCCTCGGGCGATCCCTATTTCCTCCATCCGCTGGAGGTCGCCGGCATCCTCACCCAGCTCAAGCTGGACGCCGGGACCATCGCGACGGCGCTGCTGCACGACACGGTCGAAGACACGGTCGCCACGCTGGAGGACATCGAAAAGCATTTCGGCAAGGAAATCGCCCGTCTGGTCGACGGCGTGACCAAGCTGTCGCGCCTGGAACTGCACAGCGAGCAGGCCAAGCAGGCCGAGAATTTTCGCAAGCTGGTGCTGGCCATGTCGGAGGACATCCGCGTCCTCCTCGTCAAGCTGGCCGACCGGCTGCACAACATGCGCACGCTGTTCCATCTGAAGAACCCGGACAAGCGCAAGCGCATCGCCCGCGAAACGATCGAGATCTACGCTCCCCTGGCCGAGCGCATCGGCATGCATCAGGTCAAGGACGAGCTGGAGGATCTCTCCTTCGCGGAGCTGAATCCGGACGCCCGCGACAGCATCCTCGCCCAGCTCTCCCGCCTGCGCACCGAGGGCGAGAACCGCGTCCAGCGGATCATCCAGGAACTCCGCGGCACGCTGGCGGAGGAGGGGCTGCCCAACGCCGGGGTCACCGGGCGCGAGAAGACCGCCTATTCGATCTGGCGCAAGCTGCAGCGCAAGAACGTCAGCTTCGAGCAGCTGTCCGACATCATGGCCTTCCGGATCATGGTGGACACGGTGCCGGAATGCTATCAGGCGCTGGGCGTCATCCACGCCCACTATCCGGTCGTTCCGGGGCGCTTCAAGGATTACATCTCGACGCCCAAGCCCAACGGCTACCGCTCGCTCCACACCGGGGTGATCGGTCCGGAGCGCAACCGGATCGAGGTGCAGATCCGCACCAGCGACATGCACGAGATCTGCGAACTCGGCGTCGCCGCCCACTGGGCCTACAAGCAGGGCGAGCCGCGCACCCAGCAGGGGCGCGAATACCGCTGGCTGCGCGAGCTTCTCGACATCCTGGAGCACGCCCAGAAGCCCGAGGAGTTCCTGGAGCACACCAAGCTGGAGCTGTTCCAGGACCAGGTCTTCTGCTTCACGCCGAAGGGCGACCTGATCGCGCTGCCGCGCGGCGCCACTCCGGTCGACTTCGCCTACGCCGTCCACTCGGAGGTCGGCGACCACTGCGTCGGCGCCAAGATCAACGGGCGGATGCTGCCGCTGCGCACGCAGCTGCAGAACGGCGATCAGGTCGACATCATCACCTCCAAGGCCCAGACTCCGGTTCCGGGCTGGGAGCGCTTCGTCGTCACCGGCAAGGCGCGGGCGCGCATCCGCAAGTTCCTGCGAACCCAGCAGCGCACCCAGTACATCGAGCTGGGCCGCGCCATCCTGCAGCGCCAGTTCAAGTCGGAAGGCTACGAGTTCTCGGAAAAGGCGCTCGAAGGCGTCATCAAGATCTTCCAGCAGCCCAGCGCCGACGACCTGCTGGCCAGCGTCGGGTCGGGCCTGCATTCGGGCCGCGAGGTCTTCCACGCCGTCTTCCCCGGCCACAAGCCGCATGTGGCGACGCCGAAGGAAGGCGACGACAAGAACTCCATCACGGTGCCCAAGCCCAAGCCGAAGGCGAAGGGCAACAACGCGCCGCTGCCGATCCGCGGGCTGATCCCCGGCATGGCGGTTCACTACGCCCGCTGCTGTCACCCGCTGCCGGGTGACCGCATCGTCGGCATCGTGACCACCGGCAAGGGCGTGACCATCCACACCATCGACTGCGAGACGCTGGAGAGTTTCCACGAGTCGCCGGAGCGCTGGATCGACGTCGCCTGGGACATCGGTCCGGACAGCCCGGAGGAGCATGTCGGGCGCATCTCGCTGGTGGTCAACAACGAGCCGGGCTCGCTCGGCACGCTGTCCACGGTGATCGGCAAGAACGGCGGCAACATCACGAACCTGAAGATCACCAGCCGCAACACCGACTTCTTCGAGCTGCTGATCGACATCGACGTGAAGGACGCCAAGCACCTGACCAACATCATGGCGGCCCTGCGCGCCACCCCCGCCATCAACGCGGTGGAGCGGGCGCGGGGGCGGTGAGCGCGCCCACGCGGCCGCCTCCACCGGGAGCGCCCATCAGGAGCGAGGGAAGCATGTCCAGCCCGACCATCTTCAGCCGCCTGATCGCCGGGGAGCTGCCCTGCGCCGTGGTGTACGAGGATGCGGAGACCTTCGCCTTCATGGACGCCGGGCAGGTCAACCCCGGCCATGTCCTGGTCGCGCTGAAGCGCCCGGCGCCGACCATCCTGGACGTGACGGAGGACGAGGCGGCGGCCCTGTTCCGCACCGTGCACAAGGTCGCCCGCGCCGTCCAGGCCGCCTTCTCGCCGGAGGGGATCACGCTTCTCCAGACGAACAAGCCGGCGGGCTGGCAGACCGTGCCGCACATCCACGTGCATGTGGTGCCGCGCTACGAGAACGACGGCGCCGATCTGGTCTGGCCGCGCCACGACCCGCCCATCGGGGAGTTGAAGGCGCTCGCCGCGCGGATCGTCGTCGAATGACGGCGTGACGCGACGCTGCACCGCCGCTATATAGCAGGGAGAACCGGTGCCCGCCGGATGCAGGATGCGGGACCGGCGCGACACCGGAGTTTCGAGCCTATGCCCCGCCCTCTGCGCCTCGGCGTGAACATCGACCATGTGGCGACCGTCCGCAACGCGCGGGGCGGGCGTCACCCCGATCCCGTGCGCGCCGCGAAGCTCGCCGCCGAGGCCGGGGCCGACGGCATCACCGCCCATCTGCGCGAAGACCGCCGCCACATCGTCGATTCCGACATCGACCGGCTGATGGCGGAGATCCGGCTGCCGCTGAACCTGGAGATGGCGGCGACCGACGAGATGCTCGCCATCGCGCTGCGCCACAGGCCGCACGCCTGCTGTCTCGTCCCGGAGAAGCGCACGGAGGTCACCACCGAAGGCGGGCTGGACGTCGCCGGGCAGATGGACAACCTGAAGCGCACCGTCGGCGAGCTTGGCGCCGCGGGCATCCGCGTCTCGCTGTTCATCGATCCGGAACCGGCGCAGCTCGACGCGGCCAAGGCGCTGGGCGCCCCGGTGGTCGAACTGCACACCGGCGCCTATTGCGACGCGCCCGCCGGGGCGGAGCGCGCGGCGGAGCTGGAGCGCATCGTCAAGGCGGCGGCCCACGCCGAGGCCATCGGGCTGGAGTGCCACGCCGGCCATGGGCTGAGTTACGAGACGGTCGGGGCGGTCGCCGCCATTCCGACCATCGTCGAGCTGAACATCGGCCATTTCCTGATCGGCGAGGCGATCTTCGTCGGGCTGGGCAACACGCTCCAGCGCATGCGCGCCGTCATGAAGGACGCCCGCGCTGCGGCGGGAGTCGTCTCATGATCCTCGGCATCGGCAACGACCTGATCGACATCCGCCGGATCGAGCAGTCGCTGGACCGTTTCGGGGACCGCTTCATCGCCCGCATCTTCACCGACGTGGAGCGCGCCAAGTCCGAGCGCCGCGCCGGCGCCGCCGGCAAGCACAGCGCGCGGGCCTCCACCTACGCCAAGCGCTTCGCCGCCAAGGAGGCCTGCTCCAAGGCGCTGGGCACCGGTTTCCGCGACGGCGTGTTCTGGCGCGACATGGGGGTGGTGAACCTGCCCTCCGGCCAGCCGACCATGCGCCTGACCGGCGGCGCGCTGGAGCGGCTGAAGGCGATCACCCCGCCGGGCATGCAGGCGCGCATCCACGTGACGCTGACCGACGAGTATCCGATGGCCGAGGCCTTCGTCATCATCAGCGCCGAGCCGGCCGACACTTCCATCACCACCTCCACGGCACCCCCCGCATGACCATGAACAGAGAGACCGCCTTGACCGGCAAATCCAAAGAGACAGGCGGCTTTGCCGAGACGGTGAAGACGGTCTTCTACGCGGTCATCATCGCCTTCGGCGTGCGGACCTTCGCCTTCGAGCCCTTCAACATCCCGTCCGGGTCGATGATCCCGACGCTGCTGATCGGCGACTACCTGTTCGTGTCCAAATTCTCCTACGGATACAGCAAGTACACGGTCGGCTTCGGGCTGCCGCTGTTCGAGGGCCGCATCATGGGCCACGCGCCGGAGCGCGGCGACGTCGCCGTCTTCAAGCTGCCGCGCGACAACAAGACCGATTACATCAAGCGCGTCATCGGCCTGCCGGGCGACACCGTCCAGGTGACCGGCGGCGTCCTGCACATCAACGGCCAGCCGGTGAAGCGCGAGCGGATCGAGGACTATGTGTCCCGCGACGCGCTGGGCCGCGAGGTCCGGATCGCCCAGTATGTGGAAACCCTGCCGGGCGGGCGCAGCCACCGCATCATCGAGGAGTCGGACAACGGTCCGCTCGACAACACCCCGGCCTTCAAGGTGCCGGCGAACCACCTGTTCATGATGGGCGACAACCGCGACAACTCGCTGGACAGCCGCGTCCCGTCGCAGGTGGGGTATGTCCCGATGGAGAATCTGGTCGGGCGCGCCGAATTCCTGTTCTTCTCGCTGGAGGACGGGACGCGCTTCTTCGAGGTGTGGCGCTGGCCGGCGGACCTGCGGTTCAGCCGCCTGTTCAACGCCGTGAAGTGAGCCCCGCCGGGGCGCGGAGACCGATTATTGTGAGCCGTGAAGAACGGGGGACCCCCATGGCGTCCGACGCGGACGTGAGCGCCGATTCCGCCGACCTTGCGGAGCTGGCCGCGGCCATCGGCCATCGCTTCGCCGACCCGCAGCGGTTGGCCGACGCGGTCACCCATCCCAGCCTGATGGGGCTGGAGCGCAACGCCCGCGGCGGACGGCCCGAGCAGGGGCCTGGGCTGGCCTATGAGCGGCTGGAGTTCCTGGGCGACCGGGTGCTCGGCCTTGTCATCGCGGAATGGCTGCTGGAGCGTTTCCCCAACGAACGCGAGGGCGCGCTCGCCAAGCGGCACGTCTCGCTGGTCCGGCGGGAGGCGCTGAGCCGCGTCGCCGACGCGCTCCAGCTCGGGCGCTACCTGCGCCTGTCCCCGTCGGAGGCGCAGGGCGGCGGGCGCAGCAACCACACCATCCTGGCCGACGCCTGCGAGGCGGTGATCGGGGCGCTCTATCTGGACGGCGGCATGGACAAGGCGCGGGACTTCATCCGCCGTGCCTGGGCCGGGCAGATCGACCGCGCGGAGCCGCCGCCGCTGGATTCCAAGACGGCGTTGCAGGAATGGGCGCAGGGCAACGGGCGTCCCCTTCCCACCTATGAAATGATCGAGCAGAGCGGCCCGGCGCACGAGCCGGTGTTCCGCATCGCGGTCCGGCTGAAGGGCATGGAGCCGGTGACGGCCACCGGCCCCTCCAAGCGGGTCGCCGAACGGAAAGCGGCCAGCGCTTTGCTGCGCCAATTGGGAGTGCAGGTCGATGACTGACGGCCGCGACAAGTTTGAAGACGACGATAAGGACGAGGGCGTGAGCGAGAGCGTGGACGAGGGTCTGGAAGAGGGTGCCGACGAGGGCATTGAAGAAGGCGCCGAAGAGGCGGCCTATGTGCCCGAGAATCCGCGCTGCGGATTCGTCGCCCTGGTCGGCGCGCCGAACGCCGGCAAGTCCACGTTGCTGAACGCGATGGTCGGCTCCAAGGTGTCGATCGTCAGCTCCAAGGTGCAGACCACCCGCACGCGCGTGCTCGGCATCACCATCGCCGGCGACAGCCAGATCATCTTCGTGGACACGCCCGGCATCTTCAAGCCGAAGCGCCGGCTCGACCGCGCCATGGTGGCGGCTGCCTGGCAGGGGGCGGAGGACGCCGATCTGGTCGGCGTGCTGTTCGACGTGTCGCGCCGCGGCATCGACCAGGACACCCAGGGCATCATCACCCGGCTGAAGGAGCAGGGGCGCAAGGCCATCCTGATCCTCAACAAGATCGACCTCGTGCCGCGCGAGAAGCTGCTGGGCCTCGCCGACAGCTTCAACCAGGAAGGCATCTTCACCGACATCTTCATGCTGTCCGCCTCGACCGGCGACGGGGTGGAGCATCTGCGCGGCTTCCTGGCCGCCCGCATGCCGGAAGGCCCCTGGCACTATCCGGAGGACCAGATCTCCGACATGCCGATGCGCCTCCTGGCGGCGGAGATCACCCGCGAGAAGCTGTTCCAGCAGCTTCACCAGGAACTTCCCTACGCGGCGACGGTCGAGACCGAGCAGTGGGAGGAGTTCGAGAACGGGTCGGTCAAGATCTCCCAGGTCGTGTATGTCCAGCGCGACAGCCAGAAGGCCATCGTGCTCGGCAAGCAGGGCTCCCGCATCAAGGCGCTGGGGCAGGCCGCCCGCACCGAGCTGGAGGAGATGCTGGAGCAGCGCGTCCACCTGATGCTGTTCGTCAAGGTGCGCGAGGACTGGGAGAACGATCCGGAGCGCTACGAGGCCTGGAACCTCGACTTCGGGGCGTCCTAAAGCACCGGTCAGGGTATAGGCGTGGACGGACGGTCCCCCATATAGAGGGGCGATCGTTCCTTCCACTGACCGGCTGACCGTGCGCGTGCCCATTTTCAACGAC
This genomic stretch from Azospirillum sp. TSH58 harbors:
- the rpoZ gene encoding DNA-directed RNA polymerase subunit omega gives rise to the protein MARVTVEDCVLKVPNRFELVMMAAQRAREIASGAPLSIDRDNDKNPVVALREIADETVMLEHLKNALIKGHQKHVEPDEPEEEIVELMAGEHDWAARGDTSLEDEDGMSEAEEVGEGDDLLSDMESDPAAAFGMTEDDVAGRDADGDL
- a CDS encoding bifunctional (p)ppGpp synthetase/guanosine-3',5'-bis(diphosphate) 3'-pyrophosphohydrolase, producing the protein MIRQYELVERVKAYDPSADEELLNRAYVFSMKAHGSQTRASGDPYFLHPLEVAGILTQLKLDAGTIATALLHDTVEDTVATLEDIEKHFGKEIARLVDGVTKLSRLELHSEQAKQAENFRKLVLAMSEDIRVLLVKLADRLHNMRTLFHLKNPDKRKRIARETIEIYAPLAERIGMHQVKDELEDLSFAELNPDARDSILAQLSRLRTEGENRVQRIIQELRGTLAEEGLPNAGVTGREKTAYSIWRKLQRKNVSFEQLSDIMAFRIMVDTVPECYQALGVIHAHYPVVPGRFKDYISTPKPNGYRSLHTGVIGPERNRIEVQIRTSDMHEICELGVAAHWAYKQGEPRTQQGREYRWLRELLDILEHAQKPEEFLEHTKLELFQDQVFCFTPKGDLIALPRGATPVDFAYAVHSEVGDHCVGAKINGRMLPLRTQLQNGDQVDIITSKAQTPVPGWERFVVTGKARARIRKFLRTQQRTQYIELGRAILQRQFKSEGYEFSEKALEGVIKIFQQPSADDLLASVGSGLHSGREVFHAVFPGHKPHVATPKEGDDKNSITVPKPKPKAKGNNAPLPIRGLIPGMAVHYARCCHPLPGDRIVGIVTTGKGVTIHTIDCETLESFHESPERWIDVAWDIGPDSPEEHVGRISLVVNNEPGSLGTLSTVIGKNGGNITNLKITSRNTDFFELLIDIDVKDAKHLTNIMAALRATPAINAVERARGR
- a CDS encoding HIT family protein, whose amino-acid sequence is MSSPTIFSRLIAGELPCAVVYEDAETFAFMDAGQVNPGHVLVALKRPAPTILDVTEDEAAALFRTVHKVARAVQAAFSPEGITLLQTNKPAGWQTVPHIHVHVVPRYENDGADLVWPRHDPPIGELKALAARIVVE
- a CDS encoding pyridoxine 5'-phosphate synthase, which codes for MPRPLRLGVNIDHVATVRNARGGRHPDPVRAAKLAAEAGADGITAHLREDRRHIVDSDIDRLMAEIRLPLNLEMAATDEMLAIALRHRPHACCLVPEKRTEVTTEGGLDVAGQMDNLKRTVGELGAAGIRVSLFIDPEPAQLDAAKALGAPVVELHTGAYCDAPAGAERAAELERIVKAAAHAEAIGLECHAGHGLSYETVGAVAAIPTIVELNIGHFLIGEAIFVGLGNTLQRMRAVMKDARAAAGVVS
- the acpS gene encoding holo-ACP synthase is translated as MILGIGNDLIDIRRIEQSLDRFGDRFIARIFTDVERAKSERRAGAAGKHSARASTYAKRFAAKEACSKALGTGFRDGVFWRDMGVVNLPSGQPTMRLTGGALERLKAITPPGMQARIHVTLTDEYPMAEAFVIISAEPADTSITTSTAPPA
- the lepB gene encoding signal peptidase I; its protein translation is MTMNRETALTGKSKETGGFAETVKTVFYAVIIAFGVRTFAFEPFNIPSGSMIPTLLIGDYLFVSKFSYGYSKYTVGFGLPLFEGRIMGHAPERGDVAVFKLPRDNKTDYIKRVIGLPGDTVQVTGGVLHINGQPVKRERIEDYVSRDALGREVRIAQYVETLPGGRSHRIIEESDNGPLDNTPAFKVPANHLFMMGDNRDNSLDSRVPSQVGYVPMENLVGRAEFLFFSLEDGTRFFEVWRWPADLRFSRLFNAVK
- the rnc gene encoding ribonuclease III: MASDADVSADSADLAELAAAIGHRFADPQRLADAVTHPSLMGLERNARGGRPEQGPGLAYERLEFLGDRVLGLVIAEWLLERFPNEREGALAKRHVSLVRREALSRVADALQLGRYLRLSPSEAQGGGRSNHTILADACEAVIGALYLDGGMDKARDFIRRAWAGQIDRAEPPPLDSKTALQEWAQGNGRPLPTYEMIEQSGPAHEPVFRIAVRLKGMEPVTATGPSKRVAERKAASALLRQLGVQVDD
- the era gene encoding GTPase Era, which encodes MTDGRDKFEDDDKDEGVSESVDEGLEEGADEGIEEGAEEAAYVPENPRCGFVALVGAPNAGKSTLLNAMVGSKVSIVSSKVQTTRTRVLGITIAGDSQIIFVDTPGIFKPKRRLDRAMVAAAWQGAEDADLVGVLFDVSRRGIDQDTQGIITRLKEQGRKAILILNKIDLVPREKLLGLADSFNQEGIFTDIFMLSASTGDGVEHLRGFLAARMPEGPWHYPEDQISDMPMRLLAAEITREKLFQQLHQELPYAATVETEQWEEFENGSVKISQVVYVQRDSQKAIVLGKQGSRIKALGQAARTELEEMLEQRVHLMLFVKVREDWENDPERYEAWNLDFGAS